One region of Budorcas taxicolor isolate Tak-1 chromosome 3, Takin1.1, whole genome shotgun sequence genomic DNA includes:
- the CFAP276 gene encoding cilia- and flagella-associated protein 276 produces MPLIRDPFQNPALDKDDSYLGKSRASKKLPYKNPTHLAQQQEPWCRLSSTPTITSMKRDVCFFYSEIPKDDLDFRLAALYNHHTGTFKNKSEILTHQETIQDTHGIKTQFPGEFLPPPQPSPITSRANIRHWINPKKESIHSIQGSIVSPHTAATNGGYSRKNDGGFFST; encoded by the exons ATGCCTCTCATCCGAGACCCTTTCCAGAACCCTGCGTTGGATAAAGATGATTCCTACTTGGGAAAGTCGCGGGCTTCCAAG AAACTGCCATATAAGAACCCAACTCACCTTGCTCAGCAACAGGAACCCTGGTGTCGACTCAGCTCAACTCCCACAATTACCTCCATGAAACgggatgtttgttttttttattcagAG ATACCGAAGGATGACCTGGATTTCCGCTTAGCGGCCTTGTACAACCACCACACAGGGACATTCAAGAATAAGAGTGAGATACTCACACACCAGGAGACCATCCAGGATACCCACGG AATCAAGACCCAATTCCCTGGAGAATTTTTGCCCCCTCCCCAACCATCCCCCATCACTTCCAGAGCTAACATCAGACACTGGATCAACCCTAAGAAGGAGTCTATTCACAGCATACAGGGATCCATAG TGTCCCCTCACACTGCAGCCACCAATGGAGGGTACTCCCGAAAGAATGATGGTGGCTTCTTCTCCACCTAA